One genomic region from Macrobrachium rosenbergii isolate ZJJX-2024 chromosome 1, ASM4041242v1, whole genome shotgun sequence encodes:
- the LOC136838951 gene encoding sericin-2-like, with protein MKFLTHFWFLPPFLLLLISSGGTEAKRQGSLLQPISGEAPSPPPETPSMNPSRGSGSGQSLLQPFTGNVYNSHSNINTENSPSSISHGVLNTDHTIQFQGSSNTGSTRPRATRRPPGSLPGSLPAVAPADSESSLNSGGSSLPGYTSSFGATSGSSISSSQGVSQSGRPPTGNGLTGNGLTGNGLTGNGLTGSSPSFSSSSGSSSFSSSSSGSSPSFSSSSSSFSQSAPGSSSSSSSSFPSSSSNLGSSSSSQSTPNIPKGNSNKDVNLQLGGFAGFGSSSSKQESSPSALGTGGKDVSNKNPTRNNSQTVVLSSILMWIAVMPPLMTLLVAQMMDTIGYTL; from the exons gtACGGAAGCCAAGCGCCAAGGATCTCTTCTACAGCCAATAAGTGGCGAAGCTCCAAGCCCGCCACCCGAAACGCCTTCGATGAACCCCTCGAGGGGCAGCGGGTCAGGGCAATCCCTCCTTCAGCCATTCACAGGAAATGTCTACAACTCGCATTCAAACATCAATACAGAAAATTCCCCGTCTAGTATCTCACACGGAGTACTGAATACAGACCATACTATCCAGTTTCAAGGTTCCAGTAACACTGGAAGCACTCGACCCCGAGCAACTAGACGTCCACCTGGAAGCCTTCCTGGAAGTCTCCCTGCCGTAGCACCCGCAGACTCTGAGAGTTCACTTAACTCCGGAGGCTCGAGCTTACCTGGTTATACCAGTTCCTTTGGAGCTACTAGTGGCAGTTCAATCTCTTCATCACAGGGGGTGTCACAGTCCGGACGGCCACCCACTGGAAATGGACTTACTGGAAATGGCCTCACTGGAAATGGGCTCACTGGAAATGGACTGACTGGCTCttctccttcattttcctcttcctctggctcctcatctttctcctcctcctcatctggctcttctccctctttttcctcttcttcctcctcattttctcaGTCAGCCCCaggttcttcctcttcctcttcttcatcttttccctCCTCATCATCAAACTTgggttcctcttcctcctctcagTCCACCCCAAACATACCCAAGGGCAACAGTAACAAAGACGTCAACCTACAGCTTGGCGGGTTTGCAGGATTTGGGTCATCCTCGAGTAAGCAGGAATCTTCTCCAAGTGCTTTAGGAACAGGCGGCAAGGATGTCTCCAATAAAAATCCCACGAGGAATAACTCCC AGACCGTGGTTTTGTCCTCCATACTAATGTGGATTGCAGTGATGCCACCGTTGATGACGCTGCTGGTAGCGCAGATGATGGACACTATCGGCTACACCCTGTAG